GAGGGGATTGTGTCATAGGCTACGTGAGAGCACTGTGCTGCtaccccccaacacaccaccGCTGCCGCCACCtcccccgccctccctccctccctccctttggcCATTGTTCCCGCCACTGGTCGCCAGGGACGGCGCCCCCGCTCCTCAGAATGGAAGGAAAGGCAGCGTATTGAAAAGGgacttctctcttttctattcgcccctttttttctctcttcctcctcattcgtgttctttttcttttcccgcCCTGGGAAcaaaaactttttctcttttttttttttttttttttaagtcaaggCTAGTGGAAAGGGTACTTatttcaaccacacacagacacacacacacacacaaactactccCTGGACCTTGGAAGTGCAAACAGTCTTGGCTATTATACCGTCAATCTGGTATTAAAACTGCTTATGTGTATGGTAAGATGGAGAGGCTTGGTGTTTCCTGTTGCTTTATGGGCTTAAAAAAGCCCAGGTCTTTGGTGTCCTGTCTGGCATACCAGCTAGACATCATCATTAGGAAGGAAGTCATAAGACCCTCTCCATCCCATCTCCCAGTAGAACAAATCAGTGGTGAAATTATTATCTTAGCCATATTAGCATGTCTTCAGCCGCTTCCCTCCCCTATGGTCCAGGGTTACTTCCGTAAACTGAAACTAAGAAAAAAACTGAGACATTTTTctgaactgaaataaaagaaTTTACCTCAAGAAAATGTAAAACCAagcaaaaataataatgattgctaaaaactaataaaaataaaataagtcGTTATGGTTTCaagacatacattttttttttaataaccaAACAATTTTTGCCTTTTTATGGTACTGaaggtgcagtccacgattctaatcctGCACACAATTTTTTCAAATTTAGCTAGAGGGTCACGAgcagcaattagctgaattcgAAAAATTGTGAATGGGATTAGTCGCGGACTGCACGTTCAGTGTTTGCTCTCTAAAAACTCCAGTGTTCATGGCTGTGTAAATTGGAATCATACATAGTGGCTCGGATCGAACTATAAACTGCGCCAATCAATACAATGCTTTAAGAGCACAGAAGctaggggtgtaatttgattggattttaaacacaaatatcaacaaccattAATAAAACCGAATTGCGGACTCCGTCTTAATCTGAAACTAATTTAGCCTTGAAGTGTTcttatcttcaatggtaagcaGATGAACTAATCCTAAACTTTTGTCCTTaactaaaatgaatgaatgaaaatggaTAAAACTGAAACCataataaactaaaacaaaatagaaatgACCATTAAATAAGACCAGAAATTCAAATTGAATACCAATATATTCTCAAAATAAGAACTTGAAAATGGAAAACTACAATAACCTTGCTTAGGTCAAGCATATCAATATGTGTTTTTGCCATTTGGGCTTGTGAGGTTCCTAAGACATAGATAGGAGAGCCTTAACACTGAACACTAAAGATAAAAGCTATAGTGTTATTTGGGCTCATAGGAAGCCTTAACAGAAGTAGAAGAACCCTGATCTCTGagtgtctcttcctcctcatcttcctcttcctctttttctctgtagcTGTGTACATGAGCGAATGGGAGCGCAGCAAATCCAAGCCCCCAGAGCCGGCCGAGCAGCCGGAGGGAGCGGAGGGGGCCGAGGCTGGCACGGCGGCCCAGCCGGAGGCCTCCAAGTCCGGGGAGGGCGACGGCGGGGAGAAGGCAGGCGACGAGGCCGTCGCGTCCCCCGGCCAGCCCCCGGTGTCGGTGGGTGTGACCTACGAGCTGTGCGCGGGGCTGGTGGACAAGCCCAACCTGACGCTGGAGGAGATCGCCCGGCaggaggtgctggaggagtGTGGCTACGACGTGCCCGTCACCAAGCTGCGGAAGATCACCTCCTACAGGCATGCACActaatactgcacacacacacacacacacacacacacacacacacacacataatgcacaCCTTTACCCATCACCAAGctgcagaaccccccccccctcccacacacacacacacgcacacacacacacacacacacacacacacacacacacacacacacacacacaaataatgcaaaATAAAACTTGGCAGTCATAATGCCGGGTAATAATGctcatacaaaacataaaacaactTAAAATGGACATTGTCTTTTGAATCAAAGGAAATAAATCATATCTTATTGtctttatattattttattgatTAATGCAGTCACAAATCTGACAGCTCCTACTCCCATTAGACAGCGTGGGCTTCATTCTCCCTGAAGCCTCAGTCTGAGCTGCGCCACACATATCATTGTGATCAGCTAATCAAATTCTTCTGTGTCCACAAGGAGGGTGTAATCAATCAGGAAACAATGCTCTAGTTTCCTTTCTCGTCTAAAAACTGTAGCTTTTAAAACGCACACTTTTCAAGCATTCTAGCTTGAAAAGTGTGCGTTTTAAAAGCTAGTTTAGTTTCTTTCTTTAGTTTTATGTCTTAAGCCTGGTTCTTTAGTTCCCTGTGTCCAAGCAGGATGTTGATATTCCCTTGTCAACCTAGGTGTACATTACAGAGGCTACATTATATTTGGGTTTGTAACATGTTCTTGAAACTTCCGCCGGAATTTGTCCGGTACTTACTCGGACCCTGGGCCGGCAAGAAAAGATCCTAATGgaaaccctgacacacacatacccccccacccccaccacacacacacacacacacacatacacatacattctaactccatgcatacacacacaggcctgtcaTGCGCCAAGGTAATCGCTTTGAAGAAGGATGAGCTGACATTCCCTTTAACCACGTCTGATTGAGTCTGTGCAATGTGTAATGGTGGCCAGCAGGTCCAGAGCTGTGCAATGAGTAAACCACACTCCCCAAACCAACTCtcgctgtatctctctctctcgcttctctcgctgtctgtctctgtcactgtaTTTCTGGTCTAGGGAAACATCTGCTGCATGGTCTTCAGAACCATTTCTTCCACCTCACTAAGTGTCAAGTCTTGACCTGCCTGAAGTCAGACACAGATTTATAAAATTGTATAATTTACATACACTCCCTGTATTTGCATGTAAGACACTGGAATGCTCTTGGTCTTTGGCCAGGGAAATCCCTTCCAGATCACTGAAGGACTGAAGGTGGTATTTTTTAAAAAGATGCCATACCAGGGAAGTGTCTGATGATGCTGCCTGAGGCTTCTTCATGTAGACCCTCCTCCAGTGGTGGTTGGGGGGAGAAAAGTCTCCGCCTCTCCTGTAGtccgcacagagacacacacaccccccccccccccccccccccccccacacacacacacacacacacacacacacacacccatacccctATGAAATGGTTATACCTGGGGGTAAGAGCACCTATGGATAGACTCAGTAAGAAGCACTTAAACTGTTTAGCCGCCATGCTTCTGTGAGGCGTCTGCCCCTAGCTCCCTTGGAGGAGGCTTCCACAAACACTCCTGacgggcaaaaaaaaaaaaaaaggaaaagcctTTAAGCTACCTGAGTCATTGTCTGCAAGAGGTTGGGCGCTCCTACTGTggtgcttcttttttttattttattttatttaaaaagaaagaaaaaaaaacacgctgCACATCTGGAGAAGGCATCTTCACGATTCTGGGAGATCCAGAGGAGACCTTTTCATGTTTTCTCATGTTCTGGTTGAGGACGACTGAAGGGATTGTTTCGTGGTTTCTCATCTTGGTGCAGCAAGCCAAATAACACGGGTTATTAGTTGTTCTGAGTCAGAGCTTTAGACTAAAGACAAGGAACAAAAAGTTTGTCtcatcctttcatttcattggatTCGGAGCTTATTTGTGAAGGCTGATTGGGTGGTCTGAGGTTACAACatggtgttttttcccccctccaatAACACAAGTgtaaggaggggggggggatttttttataaatatgatGGAAAGTGGCAGTCATCCATTTGTCAGTTCCCCTAAGCCTTGCTCAGCCCGGCTCCAGGGatggtctccatggtgatgccTCCATGACAACATTTTAGGTGAGGCCGAGGCAGGCGGAGTGCTGGTGGCAGCACCCGCTGGTAGTGTAATGTTACCCATCTGTATGCAGAGGTAGCCACTTGCGTGCCTGTAGGACCCCTATGCCTATGTGCTTAGACCCTCATCCCAGCCTGGCAGCCACCGTGTCAAAACATCCCCAGGAGACACTGGATCTTAAGCCTGTGCTGCTCAACTATACTCTGTAgatgatggcgtgtgtgtgtgtgtgtgtttgtgtgtgtgtatcccctgTGGCAGAGCCTGTTAGCAGAAATGCTATAGGAGAACATGCTGGGTCATCATCGACAGATTTCACTCAACCGGAGAGCATAGAACAGAAAGTCTTACCATCAAAAATCTTGAGGTTGAGGTCTTGAGAGATATATTGTCTCATTTGTACGTGGGTATGATATGTAAGTGTATACTTTTAGTAAGTAATGGTGCATTAGAGGCAATGCTATATTGGAAATATATCACTGTCATAGACCATGTGTGTACATTGTGAAGCGATTATGACATGTAGTATTTATTGcatttaacagatgcttttCAAAGCATCTCACACTGCAGAAGAAttaaattcaattgtattcatttatgtatCATGATTGACATTGAGCCTAGAGCTcaaggcctgaaccccctttgAGCAAGCACATAGGTAGAAAGTTTGGGCAGAACCCGGctcaaaaggggggggggggccccaTCTGCCCGAGGCCGGCCcagtagagagacagaaagagggcgaggacagaagagaagggagatcTGTTGAGAAGCAGGATATACATCCATACAGCCTCATCAGCTCCCTGGGTATCGCACCGATGATGCTGTGGCGTTGGCGCCTTGCTTTAACATCTGAGCCACAGGAACCCttgtctgacctctgaccttttatTCTCCTCCTAACAGGTCAGGGGTGGGAGTGACCGGTGCCATGCAGACCATGTTCTATGCCGAAGTGTCGGATGAGAACTGCGTAGGCGAGGGCGGCGGGGAGCCGCAGGAGGGCGAGCTGATCGAGGTGGTGAAGGTGCCGCTGCATGAGGCCATGAGCTTCGCCTACGACGAAAAGATCCCCAAGACCATGGGCGTCATCTTCAGCTTCATCTGGTTCCAAAGCAACATGTCACCTAAATACAAAATATCCACCAACGTGTAACGGCAAACCTCCCTCTCACCACCTCCCCTTCAttgaccccctcaccccccaaacacatacTGCACTGATTTACCatccactcattcacacactcccccacacacacacccaagcccTCTGACATTAGTCACACTTCACTGTAAGTTATAGTCCGACTGGGCAATCATGTTGTACATTCAAGAGACAGTGGTTCAATATTag
Above is a genomic segment from Clupea harengus chromosome 15, Ch_v2.0.2, whole genome shotgun sequence containing:
- the nudt14 gene encoding uridine diphosphate glucose pyrophosphatase NUDT14 isoform X2, translated to MRTHDSVSVLIFNTTSHCFVLVKQFRPAVYMSEWERSKSKPPEPAEQPEGAEGAEAGTAAQPEASKSGEGDGGEKAGDEAVASPGQPPVSVGVTYELCAGLVDKPNLTLEEIARQEVLEECGYDVPVTKLRKITSYRSGVGVTGAMQTMFYAEVSDENCVGEGGGEPQEGELIEVVKVPLHEAMSFAYDEKIPKTMGVIFSFIWFQSNMSPKYKISTNV
- the nudt14 gene encoding uridine diphosphate glucose pyrophosphatase NUDT14 isoform X1 produces the protein MEQINNLEVVPCTDSNYLKPFRVHYSQNGTKKYWDFMRTHDSVSVLIFNTTSHCFVLVKQFRPAVYMSEWERSKSKPPEPAEQPEGAEGAEAGTAAQPEASKSGEGDGGEKAGDEAVASPGQPPVSVGVTYELCAGLVDKPNLTLEEIARQEVLEECGYDVPVTKLRKITSYRSGVGVTGAMQTMFYAEVSDENCVGEGGGEPQEGELIEVVKVPLHEAMSFAYDEKIPKTMGVIFSFIWFQSNMSPKYKISTNV